In one Nostoc sp. KVJ3 genomic region, the following are encoded:
- the devC gene encoding ABC transporter permease DevC yields the protein MFPPISLAWLQLNHKKSRLIISIIGVAFSVALMFTTTGLKDALFEDSVTIHKTLQADLVILSADFQSFWTIHTNPFPRRIIYSLSAINGIVSVNPFYVAFAGFKNPDLKTKKNIGVVAFNPDKPTFNLTEVNQQISVIRNDETFLYDRLSRPEYGEIVDKFKALKKPGSVVTELLDNQIKIGGFFSIGGGVFSADGLLITSDLNYANIFNRPIEKVHLGLITITPGASPEEMIDKINQKLSYQVKVITKAEFIKLEKLYWQKATPIGIIFNILSLVGFIFGAVIVYQIIFTQISDYISIYATFKAIGYTNFYIIALVLQESFLMSIIGYIPGLVVSLGLYKYIQYNTRLPMILTIEKILTVISLTIFMCIFAALMSIFKLKDADPAELFQ from the coding sequence ATGTTTCCACCAATTTCTTTAGCTTGGCTCCAGTTAAATCATAAAAAGTCTCGCTTAATAATCAGTATTATCGGTGTGGCTTTTTCTGTAGCTTTGATGTTTACGACTACAGGATTAAAAGATGCACTTTTTGAAGATTCTGTCACTATACATAAAACTCTCCAAGCTGATTTAGTTATTCTTTCTGCTGATTTTCAGTCATTTTGGACAATCCATACCAATCCATTTCCTCGCCGGATTATTTATAGTCTGTCAGCCATTAATGGTATAGTTTCTGTCAATCCTTTTTATGTGGCTTTTGCCGGGTTTAAAAATCCTGATTTAAAGACTAAAAAAAATATAGGCGTTGTTGCTTTTAATCCTGATAAACCTACTTTTAATTTGACTGAAGTTAATCAGCAAATATCAGTTATTAGAAATGATGAAACTTTTTTATACGACCGCCTTTCTCGTCCTGAATATGGTGAAATCGTAGATAAATTTAAAGCTCTGAAAAAACCAGGCTCAGTTGTAACTGAATTATTAGATAACCAAATTAAAATTGGTGGTTTTTTTTCTATTGGAGGAGGAGTGTTTTCTGCTGATGGATTATTAATTACTAGCGACTTAAATTATGCCAATATTTTTAACAGACCTATAGAAAAAGTACATTTAGGTTTGATAACCATAACACCAGGAGCATCTCCAGAAGAGATGATTGACAAAATTAATCAAAAACTATCTTACCAAGTTAAAGTAATAACTAAGGCAGAGTTCATAAAACTGGAAAAATTGTATTGGCAAAAGGCAACTCCCATAGGTATAATATTCAATATTTTATCATTAGTTGGTTTTATCTTTGGAGCAGTAATAGTCTACCAAATTATTTTCACCCAAATTTCGGATTACATATCTATATATGCAACATTTAAAGCGATTGGATATACAAATTTTTATATAATAGCTTTAGTTTTACAAGAATCATTTTTGATGTCTATCATCGGTTATATCCCCGGATTAGTAGTCAGCTTAGGCTTATATAAATATATTCAATATAATACTCGTTTGCCAATGATATTAACGATTGAGAAAATTCTTACAGTCATATCTTTAACAATATTTATGTGTATTTTTGCAGCACTTATGAGCATTTTTAAACTGAAAGATGCAGATCCAGCAGAATTATTTCAATGA
- a CDS encoding GAF domain-containing protein encodes MIASLNTEKFADFLNKLNREFKQLLQTVNLFKDRSFNNKIDRIIKVISLKITQVLKAEQVTFFIVDCERQELWSKNAIGLNQELISIRIPFNTGIAGYVASTGRSVNIPDPYTDPRFNCKIDLETGFRTRNILCLPIFNSQQEVFAVAQILNKIGDIPFDREDEQNFFLLTKSLGVILETSILYIQQISSSGGEND; translated from the coding sequence ATGATTGCAAGCTTAAATACTGAAAAATTTGCAGACTTTCTGAACAAATTAAATCGAGAGTTTAAACAGTTATTACAAACAGTCAATCTATTCAAAGACCGTTCTTTTAACAATAAAATAGATAGGATTATTAAGGTTATATCGCTTAAAATTACTCAAGTTCTCAAGGCAGAACAAGTAACATTTTTTATTGTAGATTGCGAACGCCAAGAACTTTGGTCTAAAAATGCTATAGGTTTAAACCAAGAATTAATTAGTATCAGAATTCCTTTTAATACCGGAATTGCTGGATATGTAGCATCAACAGGAAGAAGTGTTAATATTCCCGATCCTTACACCGATCCTAGATTTAATTGCAAGATTGATCTGGAAACTGGTTTTAGGACAAGAAATATTCTATGTTTACCAATATTTAATTCTCAGCAGGAGGTATTCGCTGTAGCTCAAATCCTCAATAAAATTGGTGATATACCTTTTGATCGTGAAGATGAGCAAAATTTTTTTTTATTGACTAAATCTTTAGGAGTTATTCTGGAGACAAGTATTTTATATATCCAACAAATATCCTCGTCAGGAGGGGAAAATGATTAA
- the ectB gene encoding diaminobutyrate--2-oxoglutarate transaminase — MDIFTRIESNVRSYCRDFPTVFVKAIEHEIFDEKGNRYIDFFCGAGALNYGHNNPKFKQYLLDYIQGDGITHSLDMYTQAKGQFLEAFEELILKPRNLDYKVMFPGPTGTNAVEAALKLARKVKGRPTIVHCKNSFHGMTLGSLSVTDNQKYRNASGVPLRNSYSIPFNNQHHECGQELDKFFEQLNFLGEKPAAVILEIVQAEGGINVASASWLKQLWQQTQKQDILLIVDDIQVGCGRTGTFFSFEQFGLKPDLVCLSKSISGYGTPMSLLLIRPQLDCWEPGEHNGTFRGNNLAFVTARAAILEYWQNNELLTEINQKSSILTQKLQEIVDLFPALHGKHRGRGMIQGIACHSTEIASKISQTAFQRGLILETAGSHNEVLKLLPPLTISNEALYKGLAIIEESIDYSLASNLSLSGYEKH, encoded by the coding sequence ATGGATATTTTTACACGTATTGAATCAAACGTTCGGAGTTATTGTAGAGACTTTCCCACAGTTTTTGTGAAAGCTATAGAACATGAAATATTTGACGAAAAGGGCAATAGATATATTGACTTTTTCTGTGGTGCTGGAGCGTTAAATTACGGACATAATAACCCAAAATTTAAACAATATCTGCTCGACTATATTCAAGGGGACGGCATTACCCATAGTCTAGATATGTATACCCAAGCTAAAGGTCAGTTTCTCGAAGCTTTTGAAGAACTGATTCTTAAACCGAGAAACCTAGACTACAAAGTAATGTTTCCAGGACCGACAGGTACAAACGCTGTTGAAGCAGCGTTAAAATTAGCACGCAAGGTTAAAGGAAGACCAACCATTGTTCATTGTAAAAATAGTTTTCATGGGATGACACTAGGCTCACTTTCAGTTACTGACAATCAAAAATATAGAAATGCTTCAGGTGTTCCACTCAGAAATTCTTACTCAATTCCGTTTAATAACCAACATCATGAATGTGGGCAAGAATTAGATAAATTTTTTGAGCAATTAAACTTCCTTGGTGAAAAACCAGCCGCAGTCATTTTAGAAATTGTTCAAGCCGAAGGTGGTATTAATGTTGCTAGTGCATCATGGCTAAAACAGCTTTGGCAACAAACTCAAAAGCAAGATATTTTACTGATCGTTGATGATATTCAAGTAGGGTGTGGAAGAACTGGAACTTTTTTCAGCTTTGAACAGTTTGGATTAAAGCCAGATTTAGTCTGCTTATCGAAGTCAATTAGTGGTTATGGAACCCCAATGTCTTTACTCTTGATTCGTCCTCAATTAGATTGTTGGGAACCTGGAGAACATAACGGTACTTTTCGCGGTAACAATCTAGCTTTTGTGACAGCTAGGGCTGCTATTCTTGAATATTGGCAAAATAATGAATTATTAACAGAAATTAACCAAAAGTCCAGCATATTAACCCAAAAGCTACAAGAAATAGTAGACTTATTTCCGGCACTTCATGGCAAGCATCGGGGTCGAGGTATGATTCAAGGAATTGCTTGTCATTCAACTGAAATTGCCTCAAAAATCAGCCAAACAGCTTTTCAGCGAGGATTGATTCTCGAAACTGCTGGTTCGCATAATGAAGTTCTCAAACTGTTGCCACCTTTGACAATCAGTAATGAAGCTTTATACAAAGGATTAGCGATTATAGAAGAATCAATTGATTATTCTCTAGCAAGTAATCTTAGTTTATCAGGGTATGAAAAGCACTAG
- a CDS encoding AMP-binding enzyme, with amino-acid sequence MKSTSRSKTVPIGRPIANTQIYILNQYLQPVPIGVIGELYVGGDGVGRGYHNRPELTQEKFILNPFSKKTNERLYKTGDLARYLPDGNIEYVGRCDHQVKIRGFRIELAEIEATLVSHPQVQEALAIVWQTPSELEQLVAYVVSKKSCLEESQLRQFLKQKLPDYMVPSSFIMLKEMPLTPNGKINRQALPSPSHSTKQGVSLFLPVML; translated from the coding sequence ATGAAAAGCACTAGTAGATCCAAAACTGTTCCAATTGGACGACCGATCGCTAATACTCAAATTTATATTCTCAACCAATATCTACAACCAGTTCCAATTGGTGTTATTGGCGAACTTTACGTCGGTGGAGATGGTGTAGGCAGAGGCTATCATAATCGCCCCGAACTGACCCAAGAGAAGTTTATTCTTAACCCTTTTAGCAAAAAAACAAATGAGCGTCTCTACAAAACAGGAGATTTAGCTCGCTACCTTCCTGACGGCAACATTGAATATGTGGGTCGCTGCGATCATCAAGTAAAAATTCGGGGTTTTCGGATTGAATTGGCAGAAATTGAGGCAACTCTTGTTTCCCATCCTCAAGTTCAAGAAGCTTTAGCGATTGTCTGGCAAACTCCATCGGAGCTAGAGCAACTTGTGGCTTATGTAGTTTCAAAAAAATCTTGCTTGGAGGAATCGCAACTGCGCCAATTTCTCAAACAAAAACTGCCTGATTACATGGTACCATCGAGCTTCATCATGTTAAAAGAAATGCCCTTAACCCCCAACGGAAAAATTAATCGGCAAGCATTACCATCCCCAAGCCATTCTACTAAGCAGGGGGTGAGTTTATTCCTCCCCGTAATGTTGTAG
- a CDS encoding alpha/beta fold hydrolase: protein MWSEVLDVDRIGIRDNFFDLGGHSLLAVRLMTKIGQKFQKTLPLATLFQSPTIEQLASLLQAPIIVSTGSPLIPIQPQGSLPPLFCIHPGGGHVFCYVEMAGQLSPTRPVYGLQAFGLESDRQPLTSVEEMADEYIKAIRQVQPQEPYYLVGWCSGGIIAFEMAQQLLASGYQVASLVLIDSYPPTAVDRNEDIDRDMLMAMLIEELSGLYGKELAIALEELYQLDPLDQLNLLLEKLQQLGILPSDMEIQQAQRLWNVFCTNFMACRHYQLKTYPAKALLICASENNQCKVQDSNSGWNTIINHLKICTIPGNHYTIVQTPLVKNLIQALEMVLETPQEK, encoded by the coding sequence ATTTGGTCAGAGGTGCTAGATGTCGATCGCATTGGCATCAGGGATAATTTCTTTGACTTAGGTGGGCATTCTCTGCTTGCAGTTCGCCTCATGACCAAAATTGGGCAAAAGTTCCAAAAAACCCTGCCCTTAGCAACACTTTTTCAATCGCCAACCATTGAACAGCTAGCTAGCCTTCTGCAAGCTCCAATCATAGTTTCCACAGGTTCTCCCCTAATCCCTATTCAGCCCCAAGGTTCTCTTCCTCCCCTATTCTGTATTCATCCTGGCGGCGGTCATGTCTTTTGCTATGTGGAAATGGCAGGGCAACTATCCCCCACTCGCCCAGTATATGGATTGCAAGCATTTGGTCTTGAGAGCGATCGCCAACCATTAACCAGCGTCGAGGAGATGGCGGATGAGTATATTAAGGCTATACGGCAAGTTCAGCCCCAAGAACCTTACTATCTGGTTGGTTGGTGCAGTGGTGGTATCATCGCTTTTGAGATGGCGCAGCAGTTATTAGCTAGTGGGTATCAAGTTGCTTCCTTAGTTTTAATTGATAGTTATCCACCAACGGCGGTCGATCGAAATGAGGACATCGATCGGGATATGCTCATGGCGATGCTGATCGAAGAGTTAAGTGGACTTTATGGCAAAGAACTAGCGATCGCCTTGGAGGAACTGTATCAACTAGACCCTCTAGATCAATTAAACCTCTTACTTGAAAAGCTGCAACAACTTGGCATCCTACCCAGTGATATGGAAATACAGCAGGCACAAAGATTATGGAATGTTTTCTGTACAAATTTCATGGCTTGCCGTCATTACCAACTAAAAACTTACCCTGCCAAAGCTTTATTAATATGTGCGAGTGAAAACAATCAGTGTAAGGTTCAAGATTCAAATTCCGGTTGGAACACTATTATCAATCATCTGAAAATCTGTACAATTCCTGGTAATCATTACACCATAGTCCAAACTCCCTTGGTCAAAAATCTGATTCAAGCACTAGAAATGGTTCTGGAAACACCGCAAGAAAAATGA